Proteins found in one Streptococcus criceti HS-6 genomic segment:
- a CDS encoding UTRA domain-containing protein: MMSKYKQVYEDIKKQIEEGKLQPNQELPTENELMAIYGYSKDTIRKALSLLELDGYIQKMRGRNSIVMEHGRTKNNYLSEIKTSDELNRDEHLDIKTQLDNLYIVQGEQELMDIFKVDDSVDFYRVSRSRLIDDERLEFELSYFDRRVVPYLNKEIAETSIYQYLENQLGLKITHSRREISFRYATQEEKDNMDLGDFNMVAVVTSLTYLSNGQLFQYGTISYRPDKFTFVTMAKR; the protein is encoded by the coding sequence ATGATGAGCAAGTACAAACAGGTCTATGAAGATATTAAAAAACAAATTGAAGAGGGCAAGCTCCAGCCCAATCAAGAATTGCCAACTGAAAATGAATTGATGGCCATTTATGGCTACTCCAAGGATACCATTCGCAAGGCTTTATCACTCTTGGAATTAGATGGCTATATCCAAAAGATGCGAGGCCGCAATTCCATTGTCATGGAGCACGGTCGCACTAAAAACAACTATCTCTCTGAAATCAAAACCTCTGATGAACTCAATCGTGATGAGCACCTTGATATCAAAACTCAGCTGGACAATCTCTACATTGTTCAAGGGGAACAAGAGTTAATGGATATCTTCAAGGTTGATGACAGCGTTGACTTTTACCGTGTTAGCCGCAGCCGTCTGATTGATGATGAAAGATTGGAATTCGAGCTCTCTTACTTCGACCGTCGGGTAGTTCCCTATCTTAATAAAGAGATTGCTGAAACGTCCATCTACCAATATTTAGAAAATCAGTTGGGACTAAAAATTACCCACTCTCGTCGAGAAATTTCCTTCCGCTACGCTACTCAGGAGGAAAAGGATAATATGGATCTCGGCGACTTCAATATGGTGGCGGTTGTCACCAGCCTGACCTATCTCTCAAACGGTCAGCTCTTCCAATACGGCACCATTAGCTATCGCCCTGATAAATTCACCTTTGTCACTATGGCTAAGCGGTAA
- a CDS encoding DUF3114 domain-containing protein has product MIDNFISKLDTENDVINGSSFNYADFQQDKADEDDGTAKQKGYVSSHDRLDVNTPKQWDPEFRREQSEDYASPNKANEGKKGWKRSFKNPKG; this is encoded by the coding sequence ATGATAGATAATTTTATATCAAAATTAGATACTGAAAATGATGTGATCAATGGTTCCAGCTTTAACTATGCGGATTTTCAGCAAGATAAAGCTGATGAAGATGACGGCACTGCTAAACAGAAAGGCTATGTCTCATCCCATGATAGATTAGACGTCAATACGCCTAAACAGTGGGATCCTGAGTTTAGAAGAGAACAATCAGAAGATTATGCTTCTCCTAATAAAGCAAATGAAGGAAAAAAAGGGTGGAAAAGAAGCTTTAAAAATCCAAAAGGGTAG
- the glgP gene encoding glycogen/starch/alpha-glucan family phosphorylase has translation MSVTQYIEEKQGTKLADLDNKAIYLTLMDYVKERARQLPKNTGKRKVYYISAEFLIGKLLSNNLINLGIYQETKEALAAAGKSIAQIEDEELEPSLGNGGLGRLASCFIDSMANLGINGEGVGLNYHCGLFKQVFHDNQQEAQPNYWIEDDSWLVPTDISYDVPFKDFTLKSRLNRIDVLGYHKGSKNYLNLFDVDGLDYDLIEDGITFDKTQIQKNLTLFLYPDDSDKSGELLRIYQQYFMVSNAAQLLIDEALERGSNLHDLADYAYVQINDTHPSMVIPELIRLLTEQHGLDFEEAVTIVSQMVGYTNHTILAEALEKWPLDYLNEVVPHLVTIIEKLDALIRDKYSNPTVHIIDKDQRVHMANMDIHYSTSVNGVAALHTEILKTSELKDFYQLYPEKFNNKTNGITFRRWLEFANQDLAAYLKELIGDSYLTDATKLEKLLAFVDDERVQNRLAEIKFNNKLALKRYLRENKGIDLDENSIIDTQIKRFHEYKRQQMNALYVIHKYLEIKRGHLPEKKITIIFGGKAAPAYTIAQDVIHLILSLSELINNDPEVSPYLNVHLVENYNVTVAEHLIPATDISEQISLASKEASGTGNMKFMLNGALTLGTMDGANVEIAELAGKDNIYSFGKDSDTIIDLYAKSGYVSKDYYDKDAEIKEAVDFIVSPELKTIGNEERLNRLHQELISKDWFMTLIDLKDYIATKERMLTDYQDQAAWNRKVIHNIAKAGFFSSDRTIAQYNEDIWHSY, from the coding sequence ATGAGTGTTACACAGTATATAGAAGAGAAACAAGGGACTAAGTTAGCCGATTTGGATAACAAGGCCATCTATTTAACTCTGATGGACTATGTTAAGGAAAGGGCTCGTCAGCTTCCTAAAAATACAGGAAAACGCAAGGTCTACTACATTTCAGCGGAGTTTCTAATTGGGAAGCTCTTATCCAATAACCTTATTAATCTAGGGATCTATCAGGAAACCAAAGAAGCCTTAGCGGCAGCTGGGAAATCTATCGCTCAGATTGAAGATGAAGAGCTGGAACCTTCTTTAGGTAATGGCGGACTGGGGCGTCTGGCATCCTGCTTCATCGATTCTATGGCTAATCTTGGTATTAATGGTGAAGGTGTTGGCCTTAACTACCATTGTGGTCTTTTCAAACAGGTCTTCCACGATAATCAGCAAGAAGCGCAGCCTAACTACTGGATTGAAGATGACTCTTGGCTGGTGCCGACAGATATCAGTTATGACGTGCCTTTTAAGGACTTTACCCTAAAGTCCCGTCTAAATCGCATTGATGTGCTGGGCTACCACAAGGGCAGCAAAAACTACCTCAATCTCTTTGATGTCGACGGTTTGGACTACGACCTAATTGAGGATGGCATTACCTTTGATAAAACACAAATCCAAAAGAACCTAACCCTCTTTCTCTATCCTGATGATTCAGATAAGAGCGGTGAACTTCTGCGGATTTATCAACAGTACTTCATGGTCTCAAATGCGGCCCAGCTTCTGATTGATGAGGCCTTGGAACGTGGTTCTAACCTCCATGATTTGGCGGATTATGCCTATGTCCAAATCAACGATACCCATCCGTCTATGGTCATTCCAGAGCTCATCCGTCTTTTGACTGAGCAACATGGTCTTGATTTTGAGGAAGCCGTTACGATCGTGTCTCAGATGGTCGGCTATACCAACCACACTATTTTGGCTGAAGCCTTGGAAAAATGGCCTCTGGATTATCTCAATGAGGTAGTACCCCATTTAGTGACTATTATTGAAAAACTGGATGCCTTGATCCGAGACAAGTACAGCAACCCAACTGTGCACATTATTGATAAGGACCAGCGCGTCCACATGGCCAACATGGATATTCATTACTCGACCAGTGTCAATGGGGTCGCTGCCCTTCATACAGAAATTCTGAAGACTAGTGAACTCAAGGATTTCTATCAGCTTTACCCAGAGAAATTTAACAACAAAACCAACGGTATTACCTTTCGCCGCTGGTTGGAATTTGCCAATCAAGATTTAGCGGCCTATCTCAAGGAACTCATTGGCGATAGCTATCTGACTGATGCTACGAAATTGGAGAAACTCTTGGCCTTTGTCGATGATGAAAGGGTTCAAAACCGTCTGGCTGAGATTAAATTCAACAACAAGCTGGCCCTTAAGCGTTACCTCAGGGAAAATAAGGGGATTGATTTGGATGAAAATTCTATCATTGACACCCAGATCAAACGTTTCCACGAGTACAAGCGGCAACAGATGAATGCCCTCTATGTTATCCACAAATACTTGGAAATCAAGCGAGGTCATTTGCCTGAGAAGAAAATCACCATCATCTTCGGTGGTAAGGCAGCACCGGCCTACACCATCGCTCAGGATGTCATTCATCTTATCCTCAGTCTGTCAGAGCTGATTAATAATGACCCTGAGGTCAGTCCTTACCTTAATGTACATCTGGTGGAAAATTACAATGTTACCGTGGCCGAACACCTGATTCCAGCAACTGATATTTCAGAACAAATTTCCTTGGCTTCTAAAGAAGCGTCAGGTACGGGAAACATGAAATTCATGCTCAATGGTGCCCTGACCTTGGGAACCATGGACGGAGCCAATGTCGAAATTGCTGAGCTGGCTGGTAAGGATAATATCTATAGCTTCGGTAAAGATTCCGATACCATCATTGATCTTTATGCTAAGTCTGGTTATGTTTCTAAAGATTATTATGATAAGGACGCTGAAATTAAAGAAGCTGTAGACTTTATTGTCAGTCCTGAACTCAAGACAATCGGTAATGAAGAGCGGCTCAACCGCCTGCATCAGGAACTGATTTCTAAGGATTGGTTTATGACTTTGATTGATCTAAAAGACTACATTGCTACCAAGGAAAGAATGTTGACAGACTATCAAGATCAAGCAGCTTGGAACCGTAAGGTTATCCACAACATCGCCAAAGCAGGTTTCTTCTCATCTGACCGGACCATTGCTCAGTACAACGAAGACATTTGGCATAGCTATTAA
- the tgt gene encoding tRNA guanosine(34) transglycosylase Tgt has translation MTDVPIKYRLIKKEKHTGARLGEIITPHGTFPTPMFMPVGTQATVKTQSPEELKEMGSGIILSNTYHLWLRPGDELIAEAGGLHKFMNWDQAILTDSGGFQVYSLADSRNITEEGVTFKNHLNGAKMFLSPEKAISIQNNLGSDIMMSFDECPQFYQPYDYVKKSIERTSRWAERGLKAHRRPHDQGLFGIVQGAGFEDLRRQSAADLVSMDFPGYSIGGLAVGESHEEMNAVLDFTTQLLPENKPRYLMGVGAPDSLIDGVIRGVDMFDCVLPTRIARNGTCMTSQGRLVVKNAAFAKDFGPLDPACDCYTCRHYSRAYIRHLLKADETFGLRLTSYHNLYFLVNLMKKVRQAIKDDNLLEFRQDFMDRYGYGKNGRNF, from the coding sequence ATGACTGATGTACCGATTAAATATCGTCTGATTAAAAAAGAAAAACACACAGGTGCCCGCCTAGGGGAGATTATCACCCCGCATGGCACCTTTCCAACTCCCATGTTTATGCCAGTGGGGACTCAGGCGACGGTCAAGACCCAGTCACCTGAGGAACTGAAAGAAATGGGATCAGGGATTATCCTCTCCAACACCTACCACCTCTGGCTGCGTCCAGGAGACGAACTGATTGCTGAGGCTGGTGGTCTCCACAAGTTTATGAATTGGGACCAGGCTATCCTGACAGATAGTGGCGGTTTTCAGGTTTACTCATTAGCTGATAGTCGTAATATTACAGAAGAAGGCGTTACGTTCAAAAATCACCTCAATGGGGCTAAGATGTTTCTCTCACCTGAGAAAGCCATCTCTATCCAGAATAATTTGGGATCAGATATCATGATGTCTTTTGATGAGTGTCCTCAGTTCTACCAACCTTATGACTATGTCAAAAAATCCATTGAGCGTACGAGTCGTTGGGCCGAGCGTGGTCTCAAGGCTCATCGCCGCCCGCATGACCAAGGCCTTTTTGGGATTGTGCAGGGAGCAGGATTTGAAGATCTGCGCCGTCAATCGGCAGCTGATCTTGTCAGCATGGACTTTCCTGGTTATTCTATCGGTGGTTTAGCTGTTGGAGAGAGTCACGAAGAGATGAATGCTGTTCTGGACTTCACCACCCAGCTCCTGCCAGAAAATAAACCGCGTTATCTTATGGGCGTCGGAGCACCAGATAGTTTGATTGACGGGGTTATCCGAGGAGTAGATATGTTTGATTGTGTGCTTCCTACTCGTATCGCCCGTAATGGCACCTGCATGACCAGTCAGGGACGTCTTGTGGTCAAAAATGCTGCCTTTGCTAAGGACTTTGGACCTTTAGATCCAGCTTGTGATTGTTACACCTGTCGTCATTACAGTCGAGCCTATATTCGCCATCTGCTCAAGGCAGATGAAACTTTTGGACTGCGTTTAACCAGCTACCACAATCTTTATTTCTTGGTTAATCTCATGAAGAAAGTTCGCCAAGCTATTAAGGATGATAACCTGCTGGAATTCCGTCAAGATTTCATGGACCGTTATGGTTATGGTAAAAATGGCCGCAATTTCTAG
- a CDS encoding DUF3114 domain-containing protein codes for MENDVINGSSFNYADFQQDKADEDDGTAKQKGYVSSHDRLDVNTPKQWDPEFREDQSEGYISPNKDKKGDDGWNDSFKNPKGSYAKDGKSAKERTDEAAKAFNEMVDGYEE; via the coding sequence ATCGAAAATGATGTTATCAATGGTTCCAGCTTTAACTATGCGGATTTCCAACAGGATAAAGCCGATGAAGATGACGGCACTGCTAAACAGAAAGGCTATGTCTCATCCCATGATAGATTAGACGTCAATACGCCTAAACAGTGGGATCCTGAGTTTAGAGAAGATCAATCAGAAGGCTACATCTCTCCCAACAAAGATAAAAAGGGTGATGATGGCTGGAATGACAGCTTTAAGAATCCAAAGGGTAGCTATGCCAAAGATGGTAAGAGTGCCAAAGAGCGAACTGACGAGGCAGCTAAAGCATTCAATGAGATGGTTGATGGTTATGAGGAGTGA
- a CDS encoding DUF3114 domain-containing protein encodes MITYKVHQFRYVISAQQAQWVRDNYKKDGMTDEEALAAYLSTLKEGDDSGEYSLMSPHACIIKES; translated from the coding sequence ATTATCACTTATAAGGTTCACCAGTTCCGCTATGTGATTTCTGCCCAACAGGCTCAATGGGTACGAGATAATTATAAGAAGGACGGCATGACAGACGAGGAAGCTTTAGCTGCTTACCTCTCTACTTTGAAGGAAGGAGACGATTCTGGTGAATATAGCTTGATGAGTCCTCACGCTTGCATAATAAAGGAAAGCTAG
- a CDS encoding DUF3114 domain-containing protein, translating into MILQQKTIGNFISKLDTENRTDNDVINGSSFNYADSGNDAQHNRLDRDSVTSWDPEFRKNMSDDYEKPNLSDDPDETYKSGEKAKEHDERADKHDQCNGTSKYADSWANEDGRFAQDGKSVKEATQGAGKAFEEDVKEAKS; encoded by the coding sequence ATGATCCTTCAACAAAAGACGATAGGTAATTTTATATCAAAATTAGATACTGAAAATCGTACTGACAATGATGTCATCAATGGTTCCAGCTTTAACTATGCGGATTCAGGAAATGATGCTCAGCACAATCGCTTAGACCGAGATTCCGTCACGAGTTGGGATCCTGAGTTTCGTAAAAATATGTCTGATGATTACGAGAAGCCGAACCTATCAGACGATCCAGATGAAACCTACAAATCTGGTGAGAAAGCTAAGGAACATGATGAACGGGCCGATAAACATGACCAGTGCAATGGTACCTCTAAATACGCAGATAGCTGGGCGAATGAAGATGGCCGTTTTGCCCAAGATGGCAAAAGCGTCAAAGAAGCCACTCAGGGTGCTGGCAAGGCCTTTGAGGAAGATGTTAAGGAGGCCAAGTCATGA
- a CDS encoding CHY zinc finger protein, producing the protein MLEILGLDLDRAGRCQHYHGLNDILALKCRDCQRFYACYQCHDALCNHPFKAMDKREVELVLCGNCRSLLNWQDYQTGACPSCQHAFNPNCSRHHAIYFE; encoded by the coding sequence ATGCTGGAAATTTTAGGCTTAGATTTAGATAGAGCAGGCCGTTGTCAACACTACCATGGTCTCAATGATATTCTTGCTTTGAAGTGCAGGGACTGTCAGAGATTTTATGCCTGTTACCAATGCCATGATGCTCTTTGCAATCATCCCTTTAAAGCTATGGATAAACGAGAAGTAGAGTTGGTTCTTTGTGGCAATTGCCGGAGCCTCTTGAATTGGCAGGATTACCAGACGGGAGCCTGTCCCTCTTGTCAGCACGCTTTTAATCCTAACTGTTCTCGCCATCACGCCATTTATTTTGAATAG
- a CDS encoding endonuclease/exonuclease/phosphatase family protein: MNLLSLNVHAWLEENQDEKLEHLAETITEKDYDVIALQEVNQTISAPKVSGELGKDNYGLVLLDLLRQRGLTAYSYYWSISHIGYGIYDEGIAILTKYKVLEAEGFYTSKSQDIHTIDSRKIIRLKLEVNNRSLEVYSCHMNLPTSQRESQIDNLRRLVDHSHFSGLKIFMGDFNTDALGNPEDYQTILNQGLLDTYQLAKEKDSGVTVSKSIDGWKGQNQGKRLDYVFVNQEIPVQSSRVIFNGQNKPIVSDHFGLEVTLEI; this comes from the coding sequence ATGAACCTATTAAGCTTAAATGTTCATGCTTGGTTAGAAGAAAATCAAGATGAAAAGCTTGAACATCTGGCGGAGACTATCACTGAAAAAGATTACGATGTGATAGCTCTGCAGGAAGTCAATCAGACGATCTCGGCACCAAAGGTTAGCGGAGAGCTGGGCAAGGATAACTACGGCTTGGTTCTGCTTGACTTGCTTAGGCAAAGAGGACTAACGGCTTATTCTTACTATTGGTCGATTTCTCATATTGGCTATGGTATCTACGATGAAGGGATTGCCATCCTGACCAAGTACAAGGTCTTAGAAGCTGAAGGCTTTTACACCTCAAAAAGTCAGGATATTCATACCATTGATTCGCGGAAAATTATTCGGCTCAAGCTGGAAGTTAATAATCGGTCCTTGGAAGTTTATTCTTGCCACATGAACCTACCAACCAGTCAAAGGGAAAGTCAGATTGATAATTTGCGAAGATTAGTTGACCATTCTCATTTTTCTGGACTTAAAATTTTTATGGGAGATTTTAATACTGATGCCCTAGGCAATCCAGAGGACTATCAAACCATCCTTAATCAGGGGCTGCTGGACACTTACCAGTTAGCCAAGGAAAAGGATTCTGGTGTGACAGTTTCCAAATCTATTGACGGTTGGAAGGGTCAAAATCAGGGCAAGCGTCTGGATTATGTCTTCGTCAACCAAGAAATTCCAGTCCAGTCCAGTCGGGTTATCTTCAATGGCCAGAACAAGCCAATCGTTTCCGACCACTTCGGATTAGAAGTGACCTTGGAGATTTAA
- a CDS encoding PTS transporter subunit IIBC: MKNLKSLASFEFWQKFGKCLMVVIAVMPAAGLMISIGNSLALIAPDNTTWTQVTNLISQIGWGFLNNLHLLFALAIGGSWAKEKAGGAFAAGISFILINLITGNFYGVTTDMLADDKAVVHNIFGGTMRVADYFINVLNQPALNMGVFVGIIAGFVGATAYNKYYNFRKLPDVLTFFNGKRFVPFVVILRSAIVGIIMAIFWPLIQTAINNFGQWLANSQDTAPFLAPFLYGTLERLLLPFGLHHMLTIPMNYTQLGGTYHSITTGKDVLGQDPLWLAWVTDLIHLKGSHPGQYQHLLTHVTPARFKVGQMIGASGILMGMTVAMYRNVDPDKKKKYKSMFISAAAATFLTGVTEPLEYMFMFAAMPLYLVYAFIQGCAFAMADLVHLRLHSFGNIELLTRTPMAIKAGLGVDVINFIWVSVLFGLITYFIGNFMIQKMNLATAGRNGNYDSEEVDEAIHANNGDANTSVDSQIVQIINLLGGQDNIDDVDACMTRLRVTVKDPEQVGGENDWKKAGALGLVVKGHGVQAVYGPKADGLKSDIQDLLDSGARIPIVDFSKKEDVVAPENTFKGVTENVLSVAEGEIISIDQVKDPVFSGRMMGDGFAVQPTDGHIYSPVAGVVTSVFPTKHAYGLLTDEGLEVLVHIGIDTVSLNGIPFSPKVTDGQRVEAGDLLAVVDLDALEAAGKEKSVIVVFTNAAEVKSVTLENLGKQPAKALAAKVEI, encoded by the coding sequence ATGAAAAATCTTAAAAGCTTAGCTAGCTTCGAATTTTGGCAAAAATTCGGAAAGTGTTTAATGGTTGTTATCGCCGTCATGCCTGCTGCGGGTCTAATGATTTCTATCGGTAACTCCCTTGCTTTGATTGCCCCAGATAATACAACTTGGACACAAGTCACTAACCTGATATCTCAAATTGGTTGGGGGTTCCTCAATAATTTGCATCTGCTCTTTGCTCTAGCCATTGGCGGCAGCTGGGCTAAGGAAAAAGCTGGCGGTGCCTTTGCTGCAGGTATCTCCTTCATTCTGATTAACTTAATTACAGGTAACTTCTATGGGGTAACCACTGATATGTTAGCCGATGATAAAGCGGTTGTTCATAATATCTTTGGCGGAACCATGCGAGTTGCTGACTACTTTATCAATGTCCTTAACCAACCGGCCCTCAACATGGGAGTCTTTGTTGGTATCATCGCTGGTTTTGTTGGTGCAACTGCTTACAACAAGTACTACAACTTCCGTAAGCTTCCAGATGTCTTGACCTTCTTCAATGGTAAACGTTTCGTACCATTTGTGGTTATCCTGCGTTCTGCTATTGTCGGTATTATCATGGCTATCTTTTGGCCACTGATCCAGACAGCGATTAACAACTTTGGTCAATGGTTGGCTAACTCACAAGATACCGCTCCATTTTTGGCACCATTCCTTTATGGAACTCTAGAACGTCTGCTTCTGCCATTTGGTCTGCACCACATGCTGACCATTCCTATGAATTATACTCAGCTTGGTGGTACCTATCACTCAATCACAACGGGTAAAGATGTCCTTGGTCAAGACCCACTGTGGTTGGCTTGGGTAACTGACTTGATCCACCTCAAAGGTTCTCACCCTGGTCAGTACCAACATTTATTGACTCACGTCACACCTGCTCGTTTCAAAGTGGGTCAAATGATTGGTGCGTCCGGTATTCTGATGGGAATGACTGTTGCTATGTACCGCAATGTTGACCCTGATAAGAAGAAAAAATACAAATCAATGTTCATCTCGGCAGCAGCGGCCACTTTCTTAACAGGGGTTACGGAACCTCTCGAATACATGTTCATGTTTGCTGCAATGCCACTCTACCTTGTCTATGCCTTTATCCAAGGATGTGCCTTCGCTATGGCTGACCTTGTTCATTTGCGCCTCCATTCTTTTGGTAATATCGAACTCTTAACTCGTACCCCAATGGCTATTAAGGCTGGTCTGGGTGTAGATGTCATCAATTTTATTTGGGTATCTGTCCTCTTTGGCCTGATAACTTACTTTATCGGGAACTTCATGATTCAAAAGATGAATCTTGCCACTGCTGGACGTAACGGTAATTACGACAGCGAAGAAGTTGATGAAGCCATCCATGCCAACAATGGGGATGCTAACACTTCTGTTGATTCACAAATCGTTCAAATTATCAATCTACTTGGTGGTCAAGACAATATTGACGATGTTGATGCCTGTATGACACGCTTGCGTGTAACGGTTAAAGACCCAGAACAGGTTGGCGGAGAAAATGACTGGAAGAAGGCTGGTGCCCTCGGTCTGGTTGTCAAAGGCCATGGTGTTCAAGCCGTTTATGGGCCTAAGGCCGACGGTCTTAAATCTGATATCCAAGATTTGCTTGATTCAGGTGCTCGTATCCCAATTGTTGACTTCTCTAAAAAAGAAGACGTTGTTGCCCCTGAAAATACCTTCAAAGGCGTGACGGAAAATGTACTCTCTGTTGCTGAAGGGGAAATCATCTCAATCGACCAAGTTAAAGACCCAGTCTTCTCTGGTAGGATGATGGGTGATGGCTTCGCTGTTCAACCAACAGATGGCCATATTTACTCACCAGTAGCTGGCGTGGTTACGAGTGTTTTCCCTACGAAACACGCTTATGGGCTCCTGACTGATGAAGGCCTAGAAGTTCTGGTTCACATTGGTATTGATACTGTTAGCCTTAATGGCATTCCATTTTCGCCTAAGGTGACAGATGGTCAACGTGTAGAAGCCGGTGATCTCTTAGCAGTAGTTGATTTAGATGCTCTAGAAGCTGCAGGTAAAGAAAAATCTGTCATTGTTGTCTTCACGAATGCGGCAGAAGTTAAATCTGTTACCCTAGAAAACTTAGGCAAACAACCAGCTAAGGCTTTAGCTGCTAAGGTTGAGATCTAA
- the malQ gene encoding 4-alpha-glucanotransferase: protein MGKRKSGVLMHITSLAGDRGIGSFGQAAYDFVDFLVETKQTYWQILPLTTTSYGDSPYQSFSAIAGNTNLIDLDILLDQGWLEEEDLAGLDFGDNPNKVDYGLLFEVRRPLLEKAVKAFLVDKNAQEALAKFEKDNQSWLADYAEFMAIKEHFGLKALQEWDDKKAVQRDKETLAKLRKNLADTIAYHKVTQYFFFEQWQALKSYANRAGIEIIGDMPIYVSADSVEMWTQPQLFKADDNRKPLYVAGVPADEFSDEGQYWGNPIYDWEAHKKTGYAWWIYRMEETLKLYDVIRIDHFKGFSDFWQVDASHDTAKYGTWQPGPGYELFAAIKEALGDLPIIAENLGYIDEKAEKLLADTAFPGMKILEFGLQGPNESNFDLPHFYTSHSVAYTGTHDNEVVRGWYQGLSEETRAYTDRYTHRAPGEPVTQALLRTLYATVSDIAIATMQDILDLPASSRMNTPNTVGTNWRWRMTADQLTDDKKEFLKTITETYHRG from the coding sequence ATGGGAAAACGAAAAAGCGGTGTCTTGATGCACATTACGTCACTGGCAGGAGACAGAGGGATCGGTAGCTTTGGGCAGGCAGCTTATGATTTTGTCGATTTTCTAGTGGAGACCAAGCAAACCTATTGGCAAATTCTGCCACTGACTACGACCAGCTATGGAGATTCTCCCTACCAATCCTTTTCAGCTATTGCTGGTAATACCAATCTGATTGACTTAGATATTTTGCTTGACCAAGGTTGGCTAGAAGAGGAAGATTTAGCAGGCCTTGATTTCGGAGACAATCCTAATAAGGTTGATTATGGCCTGCTTTTTGAGGTTCGACGTCCCCTCTTGGAAAAGGCTGTAAAAGCCTTTTTAGTGGATAAAAATGCCCAAGAGGCTCTGGCTAAGTTTGAAAAGGATAATCAATCCTGGTTAGCTGACTATGCGGAATTTATGGCCATTAAGGAGCATTTTGGACTCAAAGCCCTGCAAGAATGGGATGATAAAAAAGCTGTCCAACGTGATAAGGAAACCCTAGCCAAGCTACGTAAAAACTTGGCAGATACCATTGCCTACCATAAAGTGACTCAGTATTTCTTCTTTGAACAATGGCAGGCGCTTAAGTCCTACGCCAATAGAGCAGGGATTGAAATTATCGGAGATATGCCTATTTACGTTTCGGCTGATAGTGTGGAAATGTGGACACAGCCCCAACTCTTCAAGGCTGATGATAATCGTAAACCACTCTATGTAGCGGGCGTACCTGCCGATGAATTCAGCGATGAAGGTCAATATTGGGGCAATCCTATTTATGATTGGGAAGCCCATAAGAAGACTGGCTATGCTTGGTGGATTTACCGCATGGAAGAAACCCTCAAGCTCTATGATGTTATTCGGATTGACCACTTCAAAGGTTTTTCTGATTTTTGGCAGGTTGATGCTAGTCATGATACGGCTAAGTATGGGACCTGGCAGCCAGGCCCTGGTTATGAGCTCTTCGCAGCGATCAAGGAAGCACTTGGCGACTTACCCATTATCGCTGAAAATCTAGGTTATATTGATGAGAAGGCTGAGAAACTTTTAGCAGACACAGCCTTCCCGGGCATGAAGATTTTAGAGTTTGGTTTACAGGGGCCGAATGAAAGCAATTTTGATTTGCCGCACTTCTACACGAGTCACTCAGTGGCTTATACAGGCACCCATGATAATGAAGTAGTGCGCGGATGGTATCAAGGCTTAAGCGAAGAAACGAGAGCCTATACAGACCGTTACACCCATCGGGCACCAGGAGAACCCGTGACACAAGCACTGCTTCGCACACTCTATGCGACGGTTAGCGATATAGCTATAGCGACCATGCAGGATATTTTAGATTTACCGGCTTCCAGTCGGATGAATACGCCAAATACCGTCGGTACCAACTGGCGATGGCGGATGACAGCCGACCAATTAACGGATGATAAGAAAGAATTTTTAAAGACTATTACAGAAACCTATCACAGAGGATAA